One Armatimonadota bacterium genomic window carries:
- the kdpA gene encoding potassium-transporting ATPase subunit KdpA produces MLMSGWIQIVLYVAVLLACAKPLGVFMARVLDGKPHFLLKPLGWLEGLLYRLSGVDPDREQTWKSYAVAVVLFNLIGAVVVYLLQRLQGFLPLNPAGMPAVTADSSFNTATSFATNTNWQGYGGESTMSYLTQMVGLGVQNFVSAATGIAVLAALIRGLRSRESSKLGNFWVDLTRSTLYILLPLSLLFGVVLASQGVVQTFHRYETASLINPIKGADGKTVADQTIAVGPAASQIAIKQLGTNGGGFFNVNSAHPFENPTPLTNFLECLAILLIPAALCITFGEMLKDRRQGWAILAAMTILFALFLIPCNIAEHGGNPMFKDVGLTTTANWEGKESRLGIENSALWAVATTAASNGSVNSMHDSFTPLGGMMPLAMIQLGEVVFGGVGCGLYGMLIFAIIAVFIAGLMVGRTPEYIGKKIEPYEMKMASLVILIPCCLVLLGTAIPLVSGAAQTSMSNPGAHGFSQVLYAYSSMGNNNGSAFAGFNANVPFHNFLGGIIMWISRFWIIIPVLAIAGSLAKKKVVPTGPGTLPTHTPLFVILLCGTVLLVGALTFVPALALGPVVEHLQMAGVK; encoded by the coding sequence ATTCTGATGTCGGGATGGATTCAAATTGTCCTCTACGTGGCCGTTCTCCTGGCTTGCGCCAAGCCTCTTGGGGTTTTCATGGCCCGAGTCCTCGACGGAAAGCCACACTTTCTCCTCAAGCCGCTGGGATGGCTGGAGGGGCTTCTGTACCGGCTTAGCGGCGTCGATCCCGACCGGGAGCAGACATGGAAGTCGTATGCGGTCGCCGTCGTCCTATTCAATCTCATCGGTGCAGTCGTCGTCTATCTTCTTCAGCGCCTCCAAGGATTCCTACCGCTTAATCCAGCCGGAATGCCTGCCGTCACAGCGGACTCGTCCTTCAATACCGCCACCAGCTTTGCCACCAATACCAACTGGCAGGGTTACGGCGGAGAATCGACGATGAGCTACCTCACCCAAATGGTCGGTCTTGGGGTTCAGAATTTCGTCAGCGCCGCAACCGGAATTGCCGTTCTTGCCGCGCTGATCCGTGGCTTACGGTCACGCGAGTCAAGCAAACTTGGAAACTTTTGGGTCGACTTAACCCGAAGCACGCTCTATATCCTGCTTCCTCTTTCCCTGCTCTTTGGCGTCGTGTTGGCCAGCCAGGGCGTGGTTCAAACCTTCCATCGGTACGAAACCGCTAGTCTAATCAACCCAATCAAGGGTGCCGACGGCAAAACGGTTGCGGATCAGACCATCGCGGTTGGACCCGCCGCATCGCAAATCGCGATCAAGCAGTTAGGGACGAACGGCGGGGGCTTCTTCAACGTCAACTCAGCCCACCCCTTCGAGAATCCGACCCCACTTACCAATTTTCTCGAATGCCTCGCCATCCTATTGATTCCCGCCGCGTTGTGTATCACGTTCGGCGAGATGTTGAAGGACCGCCGACAAGGGTGGGCCATTCTCGCCGCCATGACGATCCTCTTTGCCCTTTTCCTCATTCCGTGCAACATCGCGGAGCATGGTGGAAACCCCATGTTCAAGGACGTTGGCCTCACAACAACCGCGAACTGGGAAGGCAAGGAATCACGGCTCGGCATCGAAAATTCGGCCCTGTGGGCGGTGGCCACCACCGCCGCCAGCAATGGTTCGGTGAACTCGATGCACGACTCGTTCACGCCACTCGGCGGCATGATGCCGCTAGCCATGATCCAGCTTGGCGAGGTCGTCTTTGGCGGCGTCGGCTGCGGTCTCTACGGAATGCTGATCTTTGCCATCATTGCCGTGTTCATCGCCGGACTCATGGTTGGCCGCACACCCGAGTACATCGGTAAGAAAATCGAGCCGTACGAGATGAAAATGGCTTCACTCGTCATCCTCATTCCCTGCTGTCTCGTGCTGTTGGGAACGGCCATCCCCCTCGTCAGCGGGGCGGCCCAGACTAGCATGAGCAACCCCGGCGCGCACGGATTCAGCCAGGTCCTGTACGCCTACTCCAGCATGGGTAACAACAATGGCTCGGCGTTCGCTGGCTTTAACGCCAACGTGCCTTTCCACAATTTCCTTGGCGGCATCATCATGTGGATCAGCCGATTCTGGATCATCATTCCCGTCCTTGCTATCGCCGGATCGTTGGCAAAGAAGAAGGTTGTGCCCACCGGACCGGGAACTTTGCCAACCCACACCCCCCTCTTCGTCATCCTCTTGTGCGGAACCGTTCTCCTCGTTGGGGCTCTCACCTTCGTACCCGCACTCGCTCTCGGTCCAGTCGTCGAACATCTTCAAATGGCTGGTGTCAAATAA
- the kdpF gene encoding K(+)-transporting ATPase subunit F — protein MSLYLVAGVLCLLLLIYLFFAMLKPEAF, from the coding sequence ATGAGCCTGTACCTCGTTGCAGGCGTCCTCTGCTTGCTCCTCCTTATTTATCTCTTCTTCGCAATGCTGAAGCCGGAGGCATTCTGA
- a CDS encoding diguanylate cyclase, giving the protein MKGITYRNKILLTITGLIVGTLGIALLILTVITQRQAESTATSTVQRTSRALDSAINEFSNRLLVETSLLADRQGTRNVYQADERTINDHLQELKGTADVDWIALTDSQGEVLGSTDTAPLKPGTDAAKSSLISSALDRKPKGGLYLDQQKVSVAAAYPIVIGQYVQATLVLGRRLDRQLLENITGLSGGEAVLSYNGRVVVSTIDMSSFHNGELTTNGEKYIARSQPVAVLTNGADAKLTLSSLVKESNVTGPFQPLKTTLWVLLLLGCSLGVGAGIYLSGSLSGPIERLVSSFRVLERGHWPEPIASARQDEIGVLQHAFDEMTTSIRTSRERLVRMLDVDPLTELLNYRSFRRSLESLLAEEPTRKWVALFDLDQFEAYNQAHGTQAGDELLVQVSDILRDEANDGSPLSRYSGNQFALCDEDSTPFLAEAVRNRIERELPITVSVGLCEINDSTNRVETALLAAEMAVSQAKNSGRNKVKIFEGFSFEGNEESLSFLRQSSYAAVKALAEAVDAKDEYTRGHSQRVAEYARSLAEACGSESGFVDLVFLTGTLHDVGKIGVPDAALKKPGRLTDEEFEMIKLHPALGEKIVRQIPELADALPGIRGHHERWDGRGYPDELAGETIPLVARILAIADTYDAMTSDRPYRKGLSVETALNAIEEGAGTQFDPDLAKVFVEAFRKLHGLAS; this is encoded by the coding sequence ATGAAGGGAATAACGTACCGAAACAAAATCCTGCTGACGATCACCGGTCTGATCGTCGGGACGCTCGGTATCGCCCTTCTCATCCTCACTGTCATTACGCAACGACAAGCCGAATCGACTGCGACCTCGACGGTCCAGCGCACCAGCCGAGCGCTAGACTCCGCCATTAACGAGTTCTCCAATCGGTTGCTCGTCGAGACTTCCCTCCTTGCAGATCGGCAGGGCACCCGCAACGTCTACCAAGCCGACGAGCGGACCATTAATGACCATCTGCAGGAGTTGAAAGGCACTGCCGATGTCGATTGGATCGCGTTGACAGATTCACAAGGCGAGGTGCTCGGTTCAACCGATACCGCCCCACTAAAACCGGGGACCGATGCCGCCAAGTCGAGTCTGATCTCCTCTGCTCTGGACCGCAAGCCGAAGGGCGGACTCTATCTCGATCAGCAAAAGGTCTCGGTTGCCGCTGCCTACCCGATCGTCATCGGCCAATACGTACAGGCTACGCTGGTCCTTGGCCGCCGGCTGGATCGTCAACTACTCGAAAACATCACGGGACTCTCCGGTGGCGAAGCGGTGCTCTCATACAACGGTCGGGTCGTAGTTTCAACTATCGACATGTCGAGTTTCCACAACGGCGAACTGACGACGAACGGCGAGAAGTACATTGCCCGATCTCAACCCGTCGCGGTGCTGACCAACGGAGCCGACGCCAAGCTCACACTTTCTAGCTTGGTCAAGGAATCGAATGTGACGGGTCCATTCCAGCCGCTCAAAACGACCCTTTGGGTCCTCCTTCTGCTGGGCTGTTCGCTTGGCGTCGGGGCCGGAATCTACTTGTCGGGTTCACTCAGCGGACCGATCGAGCGACTTGTATCTTCTTTCCGCGTCCTAGAGCGAGGGCATTGGCCCGAGCCGATCGCGAGCGCTCGACAAGATGAAATCGGAGTGCTTCAGCACGCTTTCGACGAGATGACGACTTCGATTCGTACCAGCCGCGAACGACTGGTGCGGATGCTCGATGTTGATCCCCTCACCGAACTTCTGAATTACCGCAGTTTCCGCCGAAGCCTTGAATCGCTTTTGGCCGAGGAACCCACGCGGAAGTGGGTCGCCCTCTTCGACCTCGATCAGTTCGAGGCGTATAACCAGGCTCACGGCACTCAGGCAGGCGATGAGCTTCTGGTTCAAGTCTCCGACATCCTCCGTGACGAGGCGAACGATGGTTCGCCCCTGTCCCGCTACAGCGGAAACCAATTTGCCCTTTGCGACGAGGACTCGACGCCCTTTCTTGCCGAAGCGGTTCGTAACCGAATCGAGCGAGAGCTACCGATCACGGTAAGCGTTGGCCTTTGCGAAATCAACGACTCCACCAACCGCGTCGAAACTGCACTCCTAGCCGCTGAAATGGCGGTCAGCCAAGCCAAGAACTCGGGTCGAAACAAGGTGAAAATCTTTGAGGGCTTCAGCTTTGAGGGCAACGAGGAGAGCCTTTCATTCCTTCGCCAATCCAGCTACGCCGCCGTTAAGGCGTTGGCAGAAGCCGTTGACGCCAAGGACGAATACACGCGTGGCCACTCTCAGCGTGTCGCCGAATACGCCCGGAGCCTCGCCGAGGCTTGCGGCAGCGAATCCGGGTTCGTCGACCTCGTCTTCCTCACCGGAACCCTGCACGACGTTGGTAAGATCGGCGTACCAGATGCCGCCCTCAAGAAACCGGGACGGCTGACCGACGAAGAGTTCGAGATGATCAAGCTTCACCCCGCGCTGGGTGAGAAAATCGTCCGCCAAATTCCCGAACTGGCCGATGCCCTGCCGGGAATCCGTGGTCACCATGAGCGCTGGGACGGTCGCGGCTATCCCGACGAACTCGCAGGCGAAACCATCCCGCTTGTTGCCCGAATTCTCGCCATCGCCGACACCTACGATGCGATGACCAGCGACCGACCTTACCGAAAGGGGCTCAGCGTCGAGACGGCCCTGAATGCCATCGAAGAGGGCGCTGGAACCCAGTTCGACCCTGATCTAGCCAAGGTTTTCGTCGAGGCATTTCGCAAACTCCACGGCCTCGCTTCGTAA
- a CDS encoding methylamine utilization protein: MMTSLLPLIVLGQASTVSGTLTLRGKPVGDAVVWLSGSVASKPMAAKIEQKGKAFIPHVLVVTSDSTVSFPNRDDIFHNVFAEYRAKKFDLGMYPKGQTREVTFDKTGVVSVLCNIHSNMSAYVIVVGTPFFAKTDRNGHFSIADVPKGTYKVEGWHESGATYQGSLNAAGPTNLSFNLGR; this comes from the coding sequence ATGATGACTTCTCTTTTGCCCCTCATCGTCCTCGGACAAGCTTCGACTGTCAGCGGCACTCTCACGCTTCGTGGCAAGCCCGTTGGGGATGCCGTGGTCTGGCTTTCCGGCTCGGTGGCCAGCAAGCCGATGGCGGCGAAGATCGAGCAGAAGGGCAAAGCGTTCATTCCGCACGTACTGGTCGTAACCTCGGACAGCACGGTTAGCTTTCCGAACCGCGACGACATTTTTCATAACGTCTTTGCCGAATATCGCGCCAAGAAGTTCGACCTCGGCATGTACCCGAAGGGACAAACCCGCGAAGTCACCTTCGACAAGACCGGAGTCGTTTCGGTCCTCTGCAATATTCACTCGAACATGAGCGCATACGTGATCGTTGTCGGCACGCCTTTCTTCGCGAAGACCGATAGGAACGGCCACTTCAGCATCGCCGACGTGCCGAAAGGCACCTACAAAGTCGAAGGCTGGCACGAGTCTGGCGCGACCTATCAGGGAAGCCTAAACGCGGCGGGGCCGACAAACTTAAGCTTCAATCTGGGCCGATGA
- a CDS encoding glutamine synthetase: protein MSELRTFLEIPYDELEERNLEAKKKQLDRVSASDLESYYLKYLEKEKGIKAVTVCFSDLEGRFHMLDYDKKFLLKSHDNLTFDGSSIRGFSVVSESDLRLGIDWGSFRWLPSDIFGPGKVIVFGLILDREGKPYQSDFRGLLKEYSEEQFKKNGYNFNLAVEVEGFLFEGRGAEQNFQSSEGFKIVSSGGYYHSLPNDPLRLFIDRLAEAQRALGFENEKDHPEVAPSQFELNYKYSDAMIAADQIQLYKLTARQIAANMGCTASFLPKPMVGINGSGMHTNMSISDKSGKNLFFDKKGEDGISPMAIDFIDRILNSANDICLILNPSVNSYRRLDPHYEAPNQIKSSAVDRTSMIRIPLGNEKSARVECRTVAPDANPYLAFYTLLRTGLEGPMTEKITSETRRTRTRFLPDNIYDAIRLMKQSDFMAKLLGDENKEKYLERKLSAAERSPKELGTRVKTGEIIYHHEVTNQYLWGKF, encoded by the coding sequence ATGTCCGAATTGCGAACATTTCTTGAGATTCCTTACGACGAACTGGAGGAGCGAAATCTAGAGGCCAAAAAGAAGCAGTTAGATCGCGTCTCGGCCTCTGATCTGGAAAGCTACTACCTGAAGTATTTGGAGAAGGAAAAGGGCATCAAAGCAGTCACCGTCTGCTTTAGCGACCTCGAGGGCCGGTTCCACATGCTGGACTACGACAAGAAGTTTCTCCTGAAGAGCCACGACAACCTCACGTTCGACGGCTCGAGCATCCGCGGCTTCAGCGTGGTCAGCGAGTCCGACCTCCGACTCGGAATCGACTGGGGCTCGTTCCGATGGCTCCCGAGCGACATCTTCGGCCCGGGCAAGGTCATCGTTTTCGGCCTGATCCTGGATCGCGAAGGCAAGCCTTACCAGTCCGACTTCCGCGGACTTCTGAAGGAATACTCCGAAGAGCAGTTTAAGAAGAACGGCTACAACTTCAACCTCGCGGTCGAAGTCGAAGGCTTCCTCTTCGAAGGTCGCGGCGCCGAGCAGAATTTCCAATCGAGCGAAGGCTTCAAGATCGTGTCGAGCGGTGGCTACTACCACTCGCTTCCCAACGACCCGCTTCGCCTTTTCATCGACCGACTTGCTGAGGCTCAGCGAGCCCTTGGCTTCGAGAATGAAAAGGACCACCCGGAAGTCGCCCCGAGCCAGTTCGAGTTGAACTACAAGTACAGCGACGCGATGATCGCGGCCGACCAGATTCAGCTTTACAAGCTGACGGCTCGACAGATCGCCGCCAATATGGGATGCACCGCAAGCTTCCTTCCGAAGCCGATGGTTGGCATTAACGGTAGCGGCATGCACACGAACATGTCGATCTCCGACAAGTCCGGCAAGAACCTGTTCTTCGACAAGAAGGGTGAAGATGGCATTAGCCCGATGGCGATCGACTTCATCGACCGAATTCTCAACAGCGCCAACGATATTTGTTTGATCCTCAACCCGAGCGTCAACTCCTATCGACGTCTGGACCCGCACTACGAAGCTCCGAACCAGATCAAGTCGTCCGCTGTCGACCGAACGTCGATGATCCGAATTCCGTTGGGTAACGAGAAGTCTGCCCGTGTCGAGTGTCGAACGGTTGCTCCAGACGCGAATCCGTATCTGGCGTTTTACACACTCCTTCGAACCGGTCTGGAAGGCCCGATGACGGAGAAGATCACCAGCGAGACGCGACGAACGCGAACGCGGTTCCTGCCCGACAACATCTACGACGCAATCCGACTGATGAAGCAAAGCGACTTCATGGCTAAGCTTCTCGGCGACGAGAACAAGGAGAAGTACCTCGAACGAAAGCTCTCCGCTGCCGAACGAAGCCCGAAGGAGCTCGGCACCCGCGTCAAGACCGGCGAGATCATCTACCACCACGAGGTCACCAACCAGTACCTCTGGGGCAAGTTCTAA
- a CDS encoding substrate-binding domain-containing protein, whose amino-acid sequence MNKGLFLALLASLAIVGCNSGGTEGTSSSTTANTSADGTTKPAGEVKKLAFVTNNASDFWTIARKGTEQAVKELNGAVSVDFRIPQDGTAAQQKEILDSLVADKVDGIAISCKDPANQKDLLNSVAAKTLLFCQDSDAPDSNRVCYVGTDNVAAGKMAGEELMKALPNGGKVMVFVGSKDAQNAQERYKGLEDAIKGSKIQILDIRTDEADHAKAKTNVADTIVSTPDLAACVGLWSYNGPAIVSAIHDAKKEGQIKVVCFDEEADTLKGVKDGVVSATIVQQPFEFGRQSVLMMSKYLGGDKSVVPADKKVIIETKAITKDNVDDFSAKLKELTGK is encoded by the coding sequence ATGAACAAAGGTCTGTTCTTAGCATTGTTAGCATCGTTAGCCATCGTTGGCTGTAACTCCGGTGGAACAGAAGGCACCTCTTCGTCCACAACGGCCAATACTTCGGCCGATGGCACGACGAAGCCTGCCGGTGAAGTCAAGAAACTGGCCTTTGTCACGAACAACGCCAGCGACTTCTGGACCATCGCCCGTAAGGGAACCGAGCAAGCCGTGAAGGAACTCAACGGCGCCGTTTCGGTCGATTTCCGCATTCCGCAGGACGGAACCGCCGCCCAGCAGAAGGAAATCCTCGACAGCCTCGTTGCGGACAAGGTCGATGGCATTGCCATTAGCTGTAAGGACCCAGCAAACCAGAAGGATCTTCTGAACTCGGTCGCGGCCAAAACCCTCCTCTTCTGCCAAGACAGCGATGCACCGGACAGCAACCGCGTTTGCTATGTCGGTACCGATAACGTTGCCGCTGGCAAGATGGCAGGCGAAGAACTGATGAAAGCGCTTCCGAACGGTGGCAAAGTCATGGTCTTCGTCGGATCGAAGGACGCCCAAAACGCTCAGGAGCGATACAAGGGTCTCGAAGACGCCATCAAGGGTAGCAAGATTCAGATTCTCGACATTCGAACCGACGAAGCCGACCACGCCAAGGCAAAGACCAACGTGGCCGACACCATCGTCAGTACTCCAGACCTCGCCGCATGCGTAGGACTTTGGAGCTATAACGGTCCGGCCATCGTGAGCGCAATTCACGACGCGAAGAAGGAAGGCCAAATCAAGGTCGTCTGCTTTGACGAAGAAGCCGATACGCTGAAGGGCGTGAAGGACGGCGTGGTTTCCGCCACCATCGTTCAGCAGCCGTTCGAGTTTGGACGACAGAGCGTCCTGATGATGTCGAAGTACCTTGGTGGCGACAAGTCGGTGGTTCCGGCTGACAAAAAGGTCATCATCGAAACCAAGGCTATCACGAAGGACAACGTGGACGATTTCTCGGCCAAGTTGAAAGAGCTGACAGGAAAGTAG
- a CDS encoding ATP-binding cassette domain-containing protein, giving the protein MLLQLKGITKRFPGVVALENVNLDLAAGEVVAIIGENGAGKSTLMKILSGVYQADGGSIQFEGKPLTLRSPSDALDKGIRIIYQELSGLDNLDVASNIFLGREYTKGPFVDQKKLVDLSRSILERVGLKVLPSTLLSRLSIAEKQLVEIARALSLKVKVLILDEPTSSLTLEETHNLLALVKSLKAEGVSILYITHRLDEVQQIADRVVGLRDGKNAGGLAREEITKAAMVKMMVGRDIERANFEAKEGGEVVMRLVDFRTTRYPDKAINLDIRAGEILGMAGLVGAGRSELVRAIFGIDPFQGRIEIGGKAVRIRSPKDAIQYGVFLAPEDRRGCGLTVQMSVKDNVTMPKLAWLSTAGLVRRRDEEAYARDSVGKMSVKTASIHTEISTLSGGNQQKVVLGRWMAMNPKVLIVDEPTRGIDVGSKAEIYEELRMIASTGTAIWMISSDMEEVINVSDRVAVMHEGQLGGILDRTNVTEEAIMKLATGGH; this is encoded by the coding sequence GTGCTTCTCCAACTAAAGGGAATTACGAAGCGGTTTCCTGGCGTCGTCGCTCTCGAAAATGTGAACCTCGACCTCGCTGCTGGCGAGGTCGTGGCCATTATCGGCGAGAATGGCGCGGGGAAATCGACGCTGATGAAGATTCTCAGCGGCGTGTATCAGGCGGATGGCGGCTCGATTCAGTTCGAAGGCAAGCCTCTGACGCTGAGATCACCCAGCGATGCACTAGACAAGGGCATTCGCATCATTTACCAGGAACTGAGTGGTCTCGATAATCTTGATGTCGCATCCAATATCTTCTTGGGCCGCGAATACACGAAAGGGCCGTTCGTTGACCAGAAGAAACTGGTGGACCTCAGCAGGTCGATTCTCGAACGAGTGGGCCTGAAGGTTCTGCCCAGTACACTCCTGAGCCGACTTTCGATTGCCGAAAAGCAGCTTGTCGAAATCGCTCGGGCGCTCTCGCTGAAGGTGAAGGTCCTCATCCTCGACGAGCCGACCAGCAGTCTGACGCTGGAGGAAACCCATAACCTCCTCGCCCTGGTGAAGAGCCTCAAAGCCGAGGGCGTTTCGATTCTGTACATTACTCACCGGCTCGATGAGGTTCAGCAGATTGCCGATCGCGTCGTCGGTCTTCGCGATGGAAAGAACGCGGGCGGCCTTGCCCGCGAAGAGATCACGAAGGCGGCGATGGTGAAGATGATGGTGGGGCGAGACATCGAAAGGGCGAACTTCGAAGCCAAAGAAGGTGGAGAAGTCGTCATGCGATTGGTGGACTTCCGCACGACGCGTTATCCGGATAAGGCGATCAACCTCGACATTCGAGCCGGAGAAATCCTCGGCATGGCAGGCTTGGTTGGTGCCGGACGCTCGGAACTGGTGCGAGCCATCTTCGGGATCGACCCCTTTCAGGGGCGGATCGAAATTGGTGGCAAGGCGGTTCGAATCCGAAGTCCCAAGGATGCCATCCAATACGGCGTGTTTCTTGCGCCCGAGGATCGGCGGGGATGCGGCCTCACCGTCCAGATGTCTGTAAAGGACAACGTGACCATGCCGAAATTGGCTTGGCTTTCGACTGCTGGGCTGGTGCGCCGCCGCGATGAAGAGGCTTACGCCCGCGATTCGGTGGGCAAAATGAGTGTGAAAACCGCCAGCATTCACACCGAGATTTCGACGCTTTCGGGCGGCAACCAGCAGAAGGTCGTTCTTGGCCGCTGGATGGCCATGAATCCGAAGGTGTTGATCGTCGACGAGCCGACGCGAGGAATCGACGTGGGTTCGAAGGCAGAGATTTATGAAGAACTGAGGATGATCGCCTCAACGGGGACCGCGATCTGGATGATATCAAGCGACATGGAGGAAGTAATTAATGTCAGCGACCGGGTGGCCGTCATGCACGAGGGCCAACTCGGCGGTATTTTGGATCGAACGAACGTGACCGAAGAGGCGATAATGAAGCTCGCGACGGGAGGACACTAG
- a CDS encoding ABC transporter permease, with protein sequence MKQRGKELGIFIIIVVLLAFSYWKNPTVLSSDNLINTSRLIGIYGIMSLGMAFVIITGGIDLSVGSVIALLGVILSILLVDKNAPPSIALGVTVLVGALLGWLNGFLVTRIKLQPFVVTLCGLLLFRGLARFISNDETKGFGDSPSLTWLKTLATGNTVFSIPWPLVFMLILSVVFFFLLHKSTYGRYLFASGYNEESARYAGINSRNIISWAYVICGITTGIAAILFAFYTNSISPSMHGNFYELYAIAAAVLGGCSLRGGEGSIVGVILGTTLLLVIRNLVTMLHIPSSLEFAVMGIVIFVGVLADTLFRKKA encoded by the coding sequence ATGAAGCAAAGAGGAAAGGAACTCGGAATTTTCATCATCATCGTCGTGCTTCTGGCTTTCAGCTATTGGAAGAACCCCACCGTTCTCAGCTCCGATAACCTGATCAACACCAGCCGACTGATCGGCATCTACGGCATCATGAGCTTGGGGATGGCGTTCGTCATCATCACTGGCGGTATCGACCTCTCGGTCGGATCGGTGATCGCCTTGCTCGGCGTTATTTTGTCGATTCTGCTTGTGGACAAGAATGCGCCGCCATCCATCGCGCTCGGTGTCACTGTGCTTGTCGGCGCGCTTTTGGGTTGGCTGAACGGCTTTCTCGTCACGCGGATCAAGCTTCAGCCTTTCGTGGTGACACTTTGTGGACTCCTGCTCTTCCGGGGTTTGGCGCGGTTCATCAGCAACGACGAAACCAAAGGATTTGGCGACTCGCCCAGTCTAACGTGGCTGAAGACGCTGGCTACCGGCAACACGGTTTTCTCGATTCCGTGGCCGCTGGTTTTCATGCTGATTCTCAGCGTCGTGTTCTTCTTCCTGCTTCACAAAAGCACCTACGGCCGCTACCTATTCGCGAGCGGCTACAACGAAGAGTCGGCGCGGTACGCGGGCATCAATTCACGAAATATCATCTCGTGGGCGTATGTCATCTGCGGCATCACGACGGGCATCGCGGCGATTCTGTTTGCGTTCTACACCAACTCGATCAGCCCGTCGATGCACGGCAACTTTTACGAGCTGTACGCCATTGCGGCGGCGGTTCTCGGCGGTTGTTCACTTCGAGGCGGTGAGGGCTCGATTGTCGGCGTCATCCTTGGCACGACACTCCTGCTCGTCATTCGAAACTTGGTGACGATGCTTCACATTCCGTCGAGCCTCGAGTTCGCGGTCATGGGAATCGTGATCTTCGTGGGCGTTTTGGCCGATACGCTGTTCCGCAAGAAAGCTTAA